A segment of the Desulfomicrobium macestii genome:
CACCGTGTCGGCGAGCTGCGTAAGGGCCTGGTGCAGAGCGGCGCGGGCGGCCCCCAGATTGGCTTCGGCCTGGCGGATCTGTTCGGGCCTTGATCCCGCCAGGAGCAGATCGAGGGCGGCTTTTGCGCTGCCCATCCTGGCCCTGGCCGTTTCGAACGTTGAGCGCGCGGTGTCGAAATCCTGTCTGGCCACTGCCCCGCTGGCGACAAGTTGCCGCTGGCGCTCGAAGATGAGGCGGGCATTGTCGTAGGTGGCCTCGGCTGCCGCAAGGTTCTTGCGGGCCTGTTCGATGTCTTCGGGACGTGCGCCGTTTCGCAGCTCCGCCAGACGGGCTGCAATGGCTCCGACCTCGGCCTCGGCCTGATCCACGGCGTTCTGAAACGGTTCCGCATCGAGCCTGGCCACGATTTCGCCCGCCCCGACCTCGTCCCCTTCCTCCTTCAAGACTTCCCGGACTTTCCCGCCGACCCTGAATCCAAGCCGAACCTCGCGGATGTCGACGTTGCCGTGAAAGACCGGGGGCGTGTTGTCGCGCGTGGCGTGCTGGGTGTGC
Coding sequences within it:
- the hlyD gene encoding secretion protein HlyD, with protein sequence MKRILVFFLLLATAAGGWYFWHTQHATRDNTPPVFHGNVDIREVRLGFRVGGKVREVLKEEGDEVGAGEIVARLDAEPFQNAVDQAEAEVGAIAARLAELRNGARPEDIEQARKNLAAAEATYDNARLIFERQRQLVASGAVARQDFDTARSTFETARARMGSAKAALDLLLAGSRPEQIRQAEANLGAARAALHQALTQLADTVLTAPEAGVALTRVVEPGSIVQPGSTALTVSLVSPVRVRAYAPEPQLGLVHPGRKVLVFTDSRPEPYQGQIGDVSPRAEFTPKSVETEELRTALVYRFRVVVLDADQGLRQGMPVTVKLAE